The sequence GCGATGATGATTTAAAGTATAATGCTATGATTTAAGTATAATGCTATGTTTCTTTCCTATGTCCCTCTTTAACTTCTcccttttattttgcttttattttGCTTTGGTTCTGCTGAACACCAATACTGTATGGCAATGAATACGTATATATAATGCTAATAGCGTATGAGTAATTGTCTTATtaataacatatataaatatgtaaCCAGATGTTGGTTTATATGTCCACTAAATTGTAATTGTCACTTTTCTATTGATATTCTATTGATTCACAAAACAACTGGAGTTTTTCTATTATTaatgttataggtaatgaaattgtgtgtgcaatatgtgcatattacattactgatttttgcgaattctcaaatttgcaaacTTATGGCAAATATGTGGCCAAAATTttttgaaatatcgcaaattcaaatattgcctatgccgctcatcactattgttaACTTCCTGGTACTAGAGCTGCAGGCAACAGCTGATTGGTTGGGGTGCTGGGTGTTTGACAATTTGATATTGataacttatcctgaggatagttaatTAGTATCTTAGTTCTAAAAAGTTGGAACCCCTTTTAAACATTCAAGACATTCTTGATCATGAGTTGCATAGCAGCAAAAGAGCAATTAAATATCATTAATTTAAAAATTACGATCATATATTCCTAAGACTTCAACTCCTTTTTTTCCCACATTCATAGGTTACAAATAACTCTTGGTACAGATATACTGCTCAAATGTAAAGGCTCCCTTATAACATAAAAAGACACTGGCCTTGCTACATTGAGGCCAGGAAACTAAACCTTATTGCCAGCGACACCAGCGGGCACTATGAAGCAGAATGACTTAGGTTCCATTTAAAACCTTTGAATCCCAAAAGCTATGTGTAAGCCAGGGGAAATTCATTTTTATCAATGAAAACGTGATATAACAACATTTCAAAGTTATGGTAGAACTGCACCTTTCAATAGTTCTATAATTTCACTTATTTTTTCAGAACTGGCACTGAAAATAGTCAAATTGTTATCatactacaatataaacataatggGCCTCACAGCGTACAAAAACGCCTGTaatattaaaatatgaaaataatttTCAACTATGGCGAATGGTGTattggaaaaaagggtcaaaatagcctattcaccattttttttaatctcttctaacaactacagatcatcccgcaaaaaatgagcccacccACACAGCTcacttatggctcaaggaagataggaaataaaaatgactatgcagaaacaaaaaaaaactctggtgtCCTAagggttaaatatatatatatatatataaatgagtgTGTATGAGCAATAGGTGCACTGCCAATATTCCTGTTAGCGGCCCCTGCACTGTGATAGACAAGGCCAGTAAGAGTAAACTTCTGACCCTGAATTCTCCTGTTCTTGCacctttaccatgtgcttcaaaCGCCTGGGCAAGGGCAGTAGGAAAACTGCTGACAAGCCTCTCTTCTGTACTCCATTAAGCTGCCATCCACTACTAAAGAAGAAATTACATTTTATAGCTGAGTCAAAATCCTATATCAAATAGTTAAAAATGTTATATTACTATGTCAGAGAAAACCaatcatctataaaaaaaaaaacacctcacaAATTTCTCTCTTCTAATGGTTACATTTGTAGCATTgaacaaattattttaaaaaagaaTACTTAACTTTAATTATATTTCAATGGTTGGAAAAGTAACCACTGTTATAATATTATGACTTACATTGTTTGGAGCATTCAATGAATCGCTCACAGATGAGGCTTCTTGAGATAGTTCTGTTAATGGAGGGAAATTTATGGGCTGCACAATACTGAAATCCTGTTGCTCTGGGGCTGTGGTAAAATGAGTTTGGTAACTCTGCCCCTGAGATCCTGGAGGGACCATCCTGACCTCCATGTATTTTAATGTCCCGTCAGTGTTCAGGTACAGAGCTGGCTGATACTGATCTGTGAAGGCTTTGGTTTGGGATCCACCAAGAAAACAGCAACTACTGCTATAATCATAGCTGTCCTTCCTTAGACACCTTACCAATAATATCATGAAGGTAACAAGTGACACTAAACTTATGGCCACTAGGGAAATTATTAAATACAGAGTCATATCTGATGGGGGTTTGGAATTTTTCAGGAAGTCACCAGATTTAGGTCTTTCCACTATAACCTCATCTGCTGTAGTGACAACAACAGTCACAGTGGTGGATAATGGAGGATTCCCCTGATCACTGATAGAAATGACAAGTTGTTGCTCCATGTTCTCGGTTTCCTGTAATCCTCtcacagttctcacctctcctgtgtgtttAGACACTTGAAACCATGAATAATTGATGGGGTCAATGAGAGTAAACACCAACCAGGCATTGTGACCAGAGTCCAGATCCACTGCAGACAGTTTTGTCACCAGATATCCAGCACTTGCAGACTTTGGAATCCTCTCTTGGACAATGAGGTCTTCAGAGTGCTCTGGATACAGCAGAGCTGGGGCATTGTCATTTGTATCCAGAATAAAGACAAAGACAGGAACAGTAGAGGATAACTGTGGAGATCCAGAGTCTTCTACCTTTATGGTGATTTGTAAAACCTGGATCTGCTCATAGTCAAAGGAACGCTGAGCATATATATTCCCATCATTAGAATGAATGTAGACAAAGGAGGATACAGAGGAGCCATCAATGTGACTCTCCACTATGGAGTAAACCAGGTCAGAATTAACCCCCTCATCTAGGTCAGTAGCAGATACTATACATAGAAGAGTCCCAGGGTCACTATTCTCATTAATGAAAGCATTATAGGTGGATTGTGTGAAGACTGGAGCATTATCATTAATATCTGACACACTGAGGGTGACACTTGTTTTACTATATAGAGGAGGAGACCCTAAATCAGAGGCAATCAGCTCTATAGTGTATTGGGAGGTTTCCTCTCTATCTAGATTTCCATCGGTCACTAATGCATAACGGTTCTGATAGGATCTTATTTTGAAAGGCACATTTGGTGAAACAGTCAGGCCTATTTCTCCATTTTTTCCAGAGTCTTTGTCTTTTACACTAATAAAACCAACAACTGTATCTGTTGGGGAATTTTCagggatattattattattttttactgttgAAAATGACATTTCAGGGGGATTGTCATTGACATCTTCAACTTCTACCTGAATTATGCAGTTCCCCTCTAATTTGGGGAATCCTTTGTCTTCTGCCTTAATGGATAACTCAAAAAAATGAGAATCTTCAAAATCCACAACTCTATTAATGTAAATCTCTCCACTTTGTTTATTTACCGAAAATATTTCTCTAGCAGATTCAGAGGTATGATCATCAAACGAAAACTCAATTAGACCATTTGCTCCATCATCCTGATCTGTGGCATTCAGTGTTAATATGACAGTTTTCAATGACAGATTTTCCTTAATACTGACTTTATAAACTGTCTGATTAAAAACTGGAGGATTATCATTAATATCTAATACAACTATTGTTATCCTGCAGGTCCCTGATCTGGCTGGTTCTCCTCCATCAATAGCTGTGAGAACAAGGTCATGTTCTTGTTTTTCTTCTCTATCTAAAACCTTTTCTAGTATCAGCTGAGGGATGAGCGTTCCGTCCTTACGAGTCTTCACAGACAGTGAGAAATAAGGATTTGTATTCAATGTATACTGACTGACACCATTTACACCAACATCTAAATCTTTTGCAATCTCTAAGGCAAATCGAGCACCAGGACCTGCAAATATTTCTGTGATCTCTATAATGCGATCATCAGATGAGAATGTGGGAGAATTATCATTAATATCCAGAACCACTATTTCCAGACTGAAAAGCTCCACAGGATTCTCAGCCACAACCTCTAACTGCAGTAAACAGCGAGGACTGGATCCACACAGGCTCTCCCTATCAATCCTGTCCTTCGCAGCCAACCCTCCATTTGCCTGATTTACACTGAAATACGTTTGGTATTTTTCAGATCTCAGATCTATCCTGCGCTGAGAGATCTCTGAACGTTTTATCCCCAGATCCTGAGCTACATTTCCCACCAATGTCCCTGGATCAGATTCCTCAACAATAGAATAACGAAGCTGCCCAGAGACCCAGCCCCAGCTACACAGGAGAAAGGAGCAGACTACTTGCCATTTCCAGCACTGACAAAAGCCTCTGATGTCCATATCTTAAATGATTGTCTTTATACTTGATGTCATATAGATCCTGTGTAATCCAAGCTTCATAAGGGATATGAATTTATCTGTTCATGTTCCCAAAAATATCCATTTGAAAGAAATAAAAATCCATAGGACTCTCATCAGGGCAGCAGCTCTTCTTTGTGTGAGAGAAACGATGGGAGGGTGAATCACTGAGCCAGGGGGAGGAGAGCGCAGAGCTGACAAACGCAGATTCTCCTGTATTGCTAAAATAGGACTGGATGACAAGACTACCCTCTACTGGACAATATTAAGAATGCAGCAAATAAGCAGAACATAAAAGTGTTGGATAAATAACGGAAGGATTTCAGAATTATAGAAGTTATGCTATGCTATATTATAAaatagaagaaagaaagaaaaacatatttcaAAGTATGAGTCAAATTCATTGAATGATTATCCTTGTATGGAATTTTTATGCTGTAAAGTATTTTAAAGTATGAAGACAAAAATACCTTTTAAGTTTTATAGTTGTGGTAATTTAAAAGTAATAATTAAAAACAATTAAGACGTCCTTAAAGTAATTTCCTTCGCCCTCTAATTGCTCCCTCTTAAATACACAGCACTAaggtataatatataataaaacataattcacTATTTAGATCTCACAACTACAAAATGCATTATgtttaataaaagtaattgtACACAAATAAAATATCAAATACATACAGTATTTAATAAAATATGATATAAAATAAATGCTATGTTAATGTAAATTGTATGATGAAAGTCACTTAATACATAATCATATATGTGAGTGCTACTCATCTAAAATGTTTAATACTTTGTCTTAAAAAGGGAACACAAATGAGGAATTTTTGTTTATTGGCAACCTTGGATAATATGAAGTAACCACCATTATATGATCATTCCAGATTGGTATATAGTTGGAGatcatacttaggctactttcatatctcTGTTTTCCTTTCCCGTTTTGAGATCTAGTTTTGTCCcaaattcattgtcaatggggacaaatgcattccattccatattgttgcgttcccatgccggacacaaatCCGCTGCAAGAagcgtttttgtgtgcgtcatggcatTCTGATCAAGAAGGATCTGgcttgaaacacaatgtaagttgaAGGTGCCGGATCTGTATTTTTTTTGGACACAATAGTTTTAGTGCCGTATCTGTGTGGTTCATTTTGGAGATGATACAACTGGATCTGTTCTACACAgatacagacggttgtattattgaccGGATGCGTAAAGAagctgtgagacagtgacagaaaGAGTGATTGATGGCAGGTACTTTTCCCCCAGAATCCTGTCCTATGTAGCTTAAGGGAGTGCTCAGTATGTAGTGGAAAGTCTAAGCTTTCCTGAGGGGGCTTTGTGTAAAAGCCGGTATAGGGCCTGGAGTTTTAGATTGGGGAAGAGTTGGGTGGGCTCCTCAATCCACAGTCCACTTCTGGTAGAGATCTAGCCTGCTGTCTCTGATTAGCTGCGCCTGCAGCATTTGTATAAAAAGAACCCGGGCAGAGAGCCTGGGCCTGAGAACTGGCTGATATCTGTAACTGGCACACTGGTGCTTGTGAGTAATCTTCACAGCTGACAGTATGGTACCTAGTACAGCCAGGGAAATAATGTCTAGTTAGTGCTCAGACGAGCAGGATTTGTTTTGTGTTTTGCCTGAaatgtaaggccccttgcagataagCATGTGTCACACTGCGGGTCTGTATCGCGGCTCCCGGCGTGATCTCCCAGTACTGAcgtggtcacatagcattatattgatttatgatgctatgtaacccctaCAGTTTTGGAATGTATtgaataacactggcagcattatgtcagtgttatccaatacatttcagaactgtaagggttatatagcatcataaatcaatataattagggatgagtgaatcgacttcggatgaaatatcCAAAGTAGATTTGCATAAAATTTAGTTCCAATACTGCACGGAgctggagctccgtacagtattagaatgtattggctccgatgagccgaagtaatgAGCcgaagtaattgtaaaaaaaacatttcccgaacttcgGTTCCAAGGTATCACTTTTTTGTAagaagcgggtgcaatgacagggagctgcgatagcgcctcaGATGccccgttcatacatgatcgttgcatttgagtgtaaaaactgtgtaaaattaacataaaaaaaattaatcaaacttacagcctccatttgctcgtgacggacTCGCTACTGCCATTTTGTTTGAAGATATTGCGCAAAATCTTGTGCGGTGCAAGATGACGTTAACACGCACAGGATTTCAGCcaatatcttcaatcaagatggcacctGGTggccgtcgtgagcaaatggaggcggtaagttagattttttttgttttttttttacactatttcaggttaaatcttgaatttatcctgaaatttttcgctcatctctagtaataataaattaaatattttcactttatttttaacGTTGCCACAAAAAACATGTTATTATACTATAATTTGATAACTTACATTATTTGGATCATTCAGCAATTCCCCCTCAGACGAGGCTTCTTGAGATAAATCATTTAATGGAGAACATTTTAAAGGCTGCACAATAGTAAAATCCTGTTGCTCTGGGGCTGGGGTAAAATTAGTTTGGTACCTCTGCCCCTCGGATCCTGGAGGAACCATCCTGACCTCCATGTATTTTAAGGTCCCATCAGTGTTCAGGTACAGAGCTGGCTGATACTGATCTGTGTATGTTTTGGATTGGGATCCACCAAGAACACAACAGCTACTGTTATAATCATAATTTTCCTTCCTCAGACATCTCACCAATAATATCATGAAGGTAACAAGTGAGACTAAACTGATGGCCACTAGGGAAATGATTAAATACAGTGTCATATCTGAAGAGGGTTTGGAATTTGTCAGGAAGTCGCCAGATTTTGGTCTTTCCACTACAACCGCATCTTCTATAGTGACAAGTACAGTCACTGTGGTGGATAATGGAGGATTCCCCTGATCACTGATAGAAATGACAAGTTGTTGCTCCATGTTCTCGGTTTCTTGTAATCCTCTaagagttctcacctctcctgtgtgtgtagaCACTTGAAACCATGAATAATTGATGGGGTCAATGAGAGTAAACACCAACCAGGCATTGTGACCAGAGTCCAGATCCACTGCAGACAATTTTGTCACCAGATATCCAGCACTTGTAGACTTTGGGATTCTTCCTTGGACAATGAGGTCTTCAGAGTGTTCTGGATACAGCAAAGCTGGTGCATTGTCATTTGTATCCAGAATGAAGATAAAGACGGGAACAGTGGAAGataactgtggagatcctgagtcTTCTACTTTTATGGTGATTTGTACAACCTGGATCTGCTCATAGTCAAAGGAACGCTGAGCATATATATTCCCATCATTAGAATGAATGTAGACAAAGGAGGATACAGAGGAGCCATCAATCTGACTCTCCACCATGGAGTAAACCAGATCAGAATTAACCCCCTCATCTAGGTCAGTAGCAGATACTGTACATAGAAGAATCCCAGGGTCACTGTTCTCATTAATAAAAGCATTATAGGTGGATTGTGTGAAGACTGGAGCATTATCATTAATATCTGACACACTGAGGGTGATGCTTATTTTACTGTATAGAGGAGGAGACCCTAAATCAGAGGCTGTCAGCTCTATAGTGTATTGGGAGGTTTCCTCTCTATCTAGATTTCCATCTGTCACCAATGCATAACCGTTCTGAGTGGATTTTATTTTAAAAGGCACATTTGGTGATATGTTCAGTCGTATTTCTCCATACTTTCCAGAATCATCATCCTTTACATTTACAAACCCAACAATTGTTCCTACTGGAGCATTTTCGACAATAAATTTTGTCACTGTAGAAAACGTAATTTCAGGAGGATTATCATTAACATCTTCTACTTCCACATGCACTATGCAGTTCCCCTCTAATATGGGAGATCCTTTGTCTTCTGCTTTAATAGATAACTCATAAAAGCTTTTTTCTTCAAAATCCACATAACCATTAATATAAATCTCTCCAGTTTGTTCATTTAGAGAAAATATTTTTCTAGCGGATTCAAATGTGTGTCCATCAAAAGAAAAATGAATCTCCCCATTTGCTCCATCATCCTGATCTGTGGCATTCAATGTTAATATGACAGTTTTCAATGGCAGATTTTCCCTGATACTGACTTTATAAACTGACTGATTAAAGACTGGAGGATTATCATTAATATCTAATACAACTACTGTTATCCTGCAGGTCCCTGACCTGGCTGGTTCTCCTCCATCAattgctgtgagaatcaggtcgtGTTCTTGTTTTTCTTCTCTATCTAAAACCTTTTCTAGTATCAGCTGAGGGATGAGCGTTCCGTCCTTACGAGTCTTCACAGTCAATGAGAAATAAGGATTTGTATTCAATGTATACTGACTGACACCATTCACACCGACATCTAAATCTTTTGCAATGTCTAAAGCAAATCGAGCACCAGGACTTGCTAATAATTCTGTGATTTTAATAATATAATCATGAGATGAGAATGTGGGAGAATTATCATTAATATCCAAAATCTCTATTTCCAGACTGAAAAGCTCAACAGGATTCTCAGCCACAACCTCTAACTGCAGTAAACAGCGGGGACTGGATCCACACAGGTTCTCCCTATCAATCCTGTCCTTCACAGCCAACCCTCCATTTGCCTGATTTACACTGAAATATTTTTGGTATTTTTCAGATCTCAGATCTATCCTGCGCTGAGAGATCTCTGAACGTTTTATCCTCAGATCCTGAGCTACATTTCCTACCAATGTCCGTGGATCAGATTCCTCAACAATAGAATAACGAAGCTGCCCAGAGACCCAGCCCCAGCTACAAAGGAGAAAGGAGCAGACTACTTGCCATTTGCAGCACTGACAAAAGCCTCTGATGTCCATATCTTAAATGATTGTCTTGTTATTTGATGTCATGTAGATCATGTGTAATCCAAGCTGCATGAGGAATATGAATTTATCTGTCCATGTTCCCAAAAATTCAATCCAATGATGAAAATAATCATCCACAGGGCTCTCCTCGGAGCAGCAGCTCTTCTTTGTGTGAAAGCAACGATGGGCGGGTGAATCACTGAGCCAGGGGGAGGAGAGCGCAGAGCTGATATGAGAATGTTGTCTAGTGTAGCTAAAATAATGGACTGGAGGACAAGTCTACCCTCTACTGACCAACAGTGAGAATGCAGCAAATTGAAGGAGAAAACAGTAAAATAGAAATATTGGAAATATAGACTCACTGAATATTtgggaataatatatatatatatatatatatatatatatattacagattaatctattattattattattatttactgcCATATATAGTTTTCTGATACTAATCTCATAACTGATATAATATTGTTGCATTTTCAGCATTAAATTGTCTGCTTTATAGGATTTGTATTTCCATTTGAATCTTTTTCTTTGAGATGCAAAAGACATGAATAAGGGAGTTTCGCAGCCTTTCAGAAGTCCTGTAGCATAAGGGTTATGCATAGGGAgttttgttaaaaggtatcatacCTGCAAGGCTCTTCTTTTGTTACTCTTAGTGAAAGCACTAAACAAGCTTTCTACTGGCTAACATGGTACCagatgttttccttttttttttttatattaccatTATCACACACTGTTTCTTTTCCATCAAAGGTATTCTCCAGAAATTTCTTATAATGGCTACCAGCAACCCCTCTTAGAATTTGAATGGAATGGTTTGTTTACTGATATAGTGTAAGGGGTGGGCAGCTGGAACCCCACTGTATCCATCATACATTGCTAAGTCTGATGGCATATTGCAGGCATGGATCACACCACTTCTTTTGAATTGTAGAGCTGAGTTTCTGCTCTACAATcttataaaacaaaataaaaaccggAAATcagaaacaaaatataaaaagtacACAGTCTGTGTTAGTTAAACATAAAATTGTTCATGAACACCAATTTAATTACTTCAATCATGGTTTTACAACTCGAGGATTAACTAATTATAAGGTTTACTGGGGTACCCTTTTTATATCACTATTAGCAATGTGTAATGCACTTGTATGTTCACATCACATTACATTTAACATATGTTTGGCATGTACACTGGGAAAAGTTCCTTGTAGACATGAACATATAGCCTATGCACCATGTTCAGCTGTACAGATGGCCACTGTGGCAAGCAGGCATACTGCATCTATTGCAAGTAAGAAAATTGCCAACATTCAATAATCTGAGTGTATGTATGAGCACTCTACACACCTCACCACCCTAGACCAAAAGGGATGTTACCACTAATTCCTTTAATGCCCTAAGCCAACAAGGGTGAACAGTTCACAAGATTTACAGGAATATTACCCATTTCTGCAGGTGAAAAAAAGATTGTACATAGTAactctcctctgaaccctctccagctctgctatgtctgccttgttcataggagcccagaactgtacacaatactccatgtatggtctgactagtgatttgtaaagtggtaggactatgttcttatcacgggcatctctgccccttttgatgcaacccattatcttattggccttggcagcagctgcctaacactggtttctacagcttggtttgctgttcactaaaatttctaggtccttttccatgtcagtgttacccagtgttttaccatttagtatgtactggtgacttgcattattccctcCCATGTGAATTACCTTACATTTCTCACTGTTaaactcatctgccacttatctgcccaagcctccaatctatccagatccctctgtagtagtatactgtcctcttccgtgttaattactttacacagtttagtgtcatctgcaaaaaattatattttactgtgcaggccttcaacaagatcattaataaatatattgaagagaatatggcCCAATACTAACCCCGGAGGTACTCCacaagtgacagtgacccaatctgagtgtgtagcattaataaccaccctctgttttctatcactgagcaagTTACTTAccaacatacagacattttctatcagtccaagcattctcatttaacatactaacctttcatgcggtacagtgtcaaatgctttggagaagtccatatatatgacatccattcattcgctgctgtcaagtctagaacttacctccttatagaaactgattaaattagtttgacatgaccgatacctcatgaagccatgctgatatggtgttatttgcttattttcattgaggtactccaagatagcatctctttgaaaaccttcaaacagtttacccacggcagatgttaaacttactggcctatagtttccgggctctgtttttggaccctttttgaatattagcaccacatttgctatgcgccaatcctgtggaacactccctgtcagtatagagtccttaaatatcagaaataaaggtctggctatgacataacttaattatcttaggatatggggtgtatgccatctggtcctggcgatttttctattttaatctttttaaggcgCCGCTGTACTTATTTcttggtcagacagggcacttttagtaGGGAATTTACTTTTTGCATTCTgcctttcatctgacagtttattttcctccttgaatacagtggagaaagaaatatttaatagctttgctttctcctcatcgctctctgcaactccccctcattactctgtagatggccgacaccttcagatttatactttttaccatttatataattgaagaacattttagggttagttttgctctctttggaaaTGAATCTCTCTATCTcgtttggctgtttttatttatttattgcatattctatttttttctttatagtttttcagtgctttctcgctaccctcctgttttagtgatttaaatgctatatttttgtcaattattgctttctttacagttctattcagccacatagtttttttcttgttccttaaccttttattcctataagatatgtacctctcgcaattagattttaggatgcttttaaaaatatcccattttgtggctgtattttcattttttgaggactttgtcccagttagttaggcctatggcctctttcaGTTGGCTAaaatttgcttttttgaagtttggtatttttgttcctccctgtagaaacgctcttttgaatgataattggaaggttattactttatggtcacaaattcccaggtgtccaccaacctgcacatctgttgttctgtcaggtatattggttaatactaagtccagtatggctgtccctctatttgggtcctgaaccagttgggaaaagtaattgtctttggttatttccaataacctgtttcctttattagatatgcaggtttcagtttcccagactatatctgggtagttgaagtccgccATAACGACGACCttattatgatctgccgcctcgtctatcttgtttagtagcagattttctgtggactcttgtatattagatggtttataatatactcctattagtattttattattgtttttgcctgcatttatttctacccacagtgttcatgtccctcacttatatcttataTATACGATCAATAAGAGTTAATAGCAGTCATCATTAATTCAAATTTGAAAAGATATAAGTTAGAGGTATGCTAATGCGCAGGGCCATCTGTGGTGTGTGTGCACTTTTGGCTCCTTGTTTGTATGCCAAACATACCATCGTACTGTGGCCAGGAGTGTCCTTTTGGTCTCCTTAGGGCTGCTATACAGTATGGCAATGTACTTTTTCTGTGATATGGAGTCTCATAGtactatacatacactcacctaaagaattattaggaacacctgttctatttctcattaatgcaattatctagtcaaccaatcacatggcagttgcttcaatgcatttaggggtgtgctcctggtcaagacaatat is a genomic window of Bufo bufo chromosome 1, aBufBuf1.1, whole genome shotgun sequence containing:
- the LOC121008577 gene encoding protocadherin gamma-C5-like isoform X1, with translation MDIRGFCQCWKWQVVCSFLLCSWGWVSGQLRYSIVEESDPGTLVGNVAQDLGIKRSEISQRRIDLRSEKYQTYFSVNQANGGLAAKDRIDRESLCGSSPRCLLQLEVVAENPVELFSLEIVVLDINDNSPTFSSDDRIIEITEIFAGPGARFALEIAKDLDVGVNGVSQYTLNTNPYFSLSVKTRKDGTLIPQLILEKVLDREEKQEHDLVLTAIDGGEPARSGTCRITIVVLDINDNPPVFNQTVYKVSIKENLSLKTVILTLNATDQDDGANGLIEFSFDDHTSESAREIFSVNKQSGEIYINRVVDFEDSHFFELSIKAEDKGFPKLEGNCIIQVEVEDVNDNPPEMSFSTVKNNNNIPENSPTDTVVGFISVKDKDSGKNGEIGLTVSPNVPFKIRSYQNRYALVTDGNLDREETSQYTIELIASDLGSPPLYSKTSVTLSVSDINDNAPVFTQSTYNAFINENSDPGTLLCIVSATDLDEGVNSDLVYSIVESHIDGSSVSSFVYIHSNDGNIYAQRSFDYEQIQVLQITIKVEDSGSPQLSSTVPVFVFILDTNDNAPALLYPEHSEDLIVQERIPKSASAGYLVTKLSAVDLDSGHNAWLVFTLIDPINYSWFQVSKHTGEVRTVRGLQETENMEQQLVISISDQGNPPLSTTVTVVVTTADEVIVERPKSGDFLKNSKPPSDMTLYLIISLVAISLVSLVTFMILLVRCLRKDSYDYSSSCCFLGGSQTKAFTDQYQPALYLNTDGTLKYMEVRMVPPGSQGQSYQTHFTTAPEQQDFSIVQPINFPPLTELSQEASSVSDSLNAPNNQAQPGAEWRFSQAQRPGPSGAQPAEEAGVWPNNQFETERLQAMILASANEAAEGTSGLGGGTGTMGLSARYGPQFTLQHVPDYRQNVYIPGSTLTPTNAGGKRDGKGGGNKKKSGKKEKK
- the LOC121008736 gene encoding LOW QUALITY PROTEIN: protocadherin gamma-C5-like (The sequence of the model RefSeq protein was modified relative to this genomic sequence to represent the inferred CDS: deleted 2 bases in 1 codon); amino-acid sequence: MDIRGFCQCCKWQVVCSFLLCSWGWVSGQLRYSIVEESDPRTLVGNVAQDLRIKRSEISQRRIDLRSEKYQKYFSVNQANGGLAVKDRIDRENLCGSSPRCLLQLEVVAENPVELFSLEIEILDINDNSPTFSSHDYIIKITELLASPGARFALDIAKDLDVGVNGVSQYTLNTNPYFSLTVKTRKDGTLIPQLILEKVLDREEKQEHDLILTAIDGGEPARSGTCRITVVVLDINDNPPVFNQSVYKVSIRENLPLKTVILTLNATDQDDGANGEIHFSFDGHTFESARKIFSLNEQTGEIYINGYVDFEEKSFYELSIKAEDKGSPILEGNCIVHVEVEDVNDNPPEITFSTVTKFIVENAPVGTIVGFVNVKDDDSGKYGEIRLNISPNVPFKIKSTQNGYALVTDGNLDREETSQYTIELTASDLGSPPLYSKISITLSVSDINDNAPVFTQSTYNAFINENSDPGILLCTVSATDLDEGVNSDLVYSMVESQIDGSSVSSFVYIHSNDGNIYAQRSFDYEQIQVVQITIKVEDSGSPQLSSTVPVFIFILDTNDNAPALLYPEHSEDLIVQGRIPKSTSAGYLVTKLSAVDLDSGHNAWLVFTLIDPINYSWFQVSTHTGEVRTLRGLQETENMEQQLVISISDQGNPPLSTTVTVLVTIEDAVVVERPKSGDFLTNSKPSSDMTLYLIISLVAISLVSLVTFMILLVRCLRKENYDYNSSCCVLGGSQSKTYTDQYQPALYLNTWDLKIHGGQDGSSRIRGAEVPN